A region from the Mya arenaria isolate MELC-2E11 chromosome 2, ASM2691426v1 genome encodes:
- the LOC128222845 gene encoding guanine nucleotide-binding protein subunit beta-2-like 1: MATEQMTLRATLAGHGGWVTQIATTPQYPDMILSASRDKTLIQWRLTRDETNYGVPHKMLKGHSHFVSDVVMSSDGQFALSGSWDKTLRLWDLSTSKTTRMFMGHTKDVQSVAFSADNRQIVSGSRDKTIKLWNTLGVCKYTIQEEGHTDWVSCVRFSPNTSNPIIVSSSWDKKVKVWNLTNCKLKTNHHGHSGYLNVVTVSPDGSLCASGGKDGQAMLWDLNEGKHLYTLDGGGIINSLCFSPNRYWLCAATGPSIKIWDLEGKVVVDELRQEVIGTGSKAEPPQCISLAWSADGQTLFAGYTDNLIRVWQVSMAAR, from the exons ATGGCTACAGAACAGATGACTTTAAGGGCGACCCTTGCGGGTCATGGTGGTTGGGTCACCCAAATTGCCACTACACCACAATATCCGGACATGATTTTGTCTGCTTCCAGAG ACAAAACATTGATTCAATGGAGGCTGACACGTGATGAAACCAACTATGGTGTTCCACACAAGATGTTGAAGGGGCACAGCCACTTTGTGTCTGATGTTGTAATGTCTTCTGATGGACAGTTTGCTCTGTCAGGCTCTTGGGACAAGACTCTCCGTCTGTGGGATCTGAGCAC GTCCAAAACCACTCGCATGTTCATGGGACATACCAAGGATGTCCAGAGTGTTGCCTTCTCTGCTGACAACCGGCAGATTGTTTCTGGCTCAAGGGACAAAACCATTAAACTGTGGAACACCCTTGGTGTCTGCAAGTACACTATTCAG GAGGAGGGCCATACTGACTGGGTTTCCTGCGTGAGGTTTTCCCCCAACACCTCCAATCCCATTATTGTTTCCAGCAGCTGGGACAAGAAAGTCAAG GTCTGGAATCTGACTAACTGCAAGCTAAAGACAAACCATCACGGTCACAGTGGCTACCTGAACGTTGTCACAGTTTCCCCTGATGGATCCCTATGTGCTTCTGGAGGCAAG GACGGTCAGGCAATGCTTTGGGACCTGAATGAAGGCAAGCACCTGTACACATTGGACGGTGGCGGCATCATCAACTCCCTCTGCTTCTCACCCAACAGATACTGGCTCTGTGCCGCCACAGGACCCAGCATCAAGATCTGG GACCTTGAAGGCAAGGTAGTTGTGGATGAGCTTAGGCAGGAAGTGATTGGAACAGGAAGCAAGGCTGAGCCTCCTCAGTGCATTTCCCTGGCATGGTCTGCTGATGGACAGACACTATTTGCTGGCTACACAGACAACCTGATCCGTGTCTGGCAGGTCTCCATGGCCGCCCGATAA
- the LOC128213226 gene encoding serine/threonine-protein phosphatase 2A catalytic subunit beta isoform, giving the protein MNEEQRSSAKELDTWIEQLNECKQLSENQVKTLCEKAKEILSKESNVQEVKCPVTVSGDVHGQFHDLMELFKIGGSSPDTNYLFMGDYVDRGYYSVETVTLLVALKVRYKDRITILRGNHESRQITQVYGFYDECLRKYGNANVWKYFTDLFDYLPLTALVDGQIFCLHGGLSPSIDTLDHIRALDRIQEVPHEGPMCDLLWSDPDDRGGWGISPRGAGYTFGQDISETFNHSNGLTLVSRAHQLVMEGYNWCHDRNVVTIFSAPNYCYRCGNQAAIMELDDALKYSFLQFDPAPRRGEPHVTRRTPDYFL; this is encoded by the exons ATGAATGAAGAGCAACGGTCGTCGGCCAAAGAGCTGGACACATGGATTGAACAACTCAATGAGTGTAAACAGTTGTCAGAAAACCAAGTTAAAACCTTGTGTGAAAAG GCCAAAGAGATCCTTTCAAAGGAATCAAATGTCCAGGAAGTGAAATGTCCAGTCACAGTGAGCGGGGATGTTCATGGACAATTTCATGATCTTAtggaattgtttaaaattggtGGCTCTTCCCCCGACACAAACTACCTTTTCATGGGAGATTATGTAGATAGAGGTTACTACTCAGTAGAAACAGTGACACTTCTAGTAGCTCTTAAA GTTAGGTACAAGGACAGAATAACAATCTTAAGAGGAAACCATGAAAGTAGACaaattactcaagtatatgGATTTTACGATGAATGTTTACGAAAATATGGCaatgcaaatgtatggaaatacTTCACAGATCTGTTTGATTATTTACCACTTACAGCGCTTGTAGACGGACAG ATTTTCTGTTTACACGGGGGATTGTCACCATCTATAGACACATTAGATCATATCAGAGCTTTGGACAGAATACAAGAAGTTCCACATGAG GGACCTATGTGTGATCTCTTGTGGTCAGATCCCGATGACCGCGGTGGCTGGGGCATTTCCCCGCGAGGTGCCGGTTACACATTTGGCCAGGATATATCTGAGACCTTCAATCACAGCAACGGGCTTACACTGGTGTCACGAGCTCACCAGCTAGTCATGGAG GGTTACAACTGGTGTCATGACCGCAATGTTGTGACAATCTTCAGTGCACCCAACTACTGCTACAGATGTGGCAACCAGGCAGCTATCATGGAACTTGATGATGCTCTCAAATATTCCTT CTTACAGTTTGACCCAGCCCCGAGGAGAGGTGAGCCGCACGTGACTCGACGTACACCAGATTACTTCCTGTAA
- the LOC128217932 gene encoding uncharacterized protein LOC128217932: MVLLLSVVLLLIPQAFAIVENETLAVTSNSPVVYGSTVVFHAEVLQGTGALQDEKRFRFEWKSDVFKTDVETTFANFNSSVRKCYAFVEPGSYNMTVTVWDHQELSSHKVGVKKVGFELTATLNGNLQAAQNLSHKSPQAPNNTFSTGKPVHLNVNLTDLLSGQSSISYDWFIGKVHLVTTNEPHFTHNITMPGKHIINVTARVDKDQLLDCMGGEYREELIGTFQTELDMKAPVGNYFVFGKQKLHVGEGTNLTIIWQSGSPPFTLSWQLLSGNGTTLINASKHVLLTTSANISVPAKPLASPGSYNVLIQVENMVSLLKRNHTLQVKDRNTPDSASHSPFIIVLSVTGGLVFMTIAVMIFVKVRQHQENHQHIETADFDFHPELHSQSYSLPDEPPATFAAWVKGVVKKLGAACASDGNTRGGVNGSVNSYEGTKNKRLKNYGSLTDSVNDSIYA; the protein is encoded by the exons ATGGTTTTGCTGTTGAGTGTTGTTCTACTGTTGATTCCACAGGCTTTTGCTATTG TGGAAAATGAGACCCTTGCTGTAACGAGTAATTCTCCTGTGGTTTACGGCAGCACTGTTGTGTTCCATGCTGAGGTTCTACAGGGCACAGGGGCCCTACAGGATGAGAAGAGGTTCAGATTTGAGTGGAAGAGCgatgtttttaaaacagatgTG GAGACGACATTTGCAAACTTCAATTCAAGTGTTCGTAAATGTTACGCATTTGTGGAGCCTGGTTCTTATAATATGACCGTCACAGTTTGGGACCATCAGGAGTTGTCATCTCACAAGGTTGGCGTCAAGAAAGTCGGTTTTGAACTGACAG CCACGTTGAATGGGAATCTTCAGGCAGCCCAAAATTTGAGCCATAAAAGCCCTCAGGCCCCAAATAACACGTTCTCCACTGGAAAACCTGTTCACCTGAACGTAAACCTGACAGACTTGCTCTCTGGCCAGTCTTCAATTTCTTATGATTGGTTCATTGGGAAGGTTCACTTAGTAACGACCAATGAGCCTCATTTCACCCACAACATTACTATGCCTGGAAAACACATCATTAATGTCACAGCAAGAGTTGACAAGGATCAGTTATTGGACTGTATGGGTGGGGAATACCGTGAAGAACTGATTGGCACATTCCAGACAGAGTTAGATATGAAGG CGCCTGTTGGTAACTACTTCGTGTTTGGCAAGCAGAAGTTGCACGTGGGAGAGGGTACCAACCTCACCATCATTTGGCAGTCTGGCAG TCCTCCTTTTACCCTGAGCTGGCAGCTACTGTCGGGAAATGGAACGACCCTGATTAACGCCTCAAAGCATGTTTTACTGACCACAAGTGCCAACATATCTGTGCCAGCCAAACCTCTGGCCAGCCCGGGCAGTTACAATGTGCTTATTCAGGTTGAGAATATGGTCAGCCTTCTGAAGAGAAACCACACACTGCAGGTCAAGGACAGAAACACACCAG ATTCTGCTTCACACAGTCCATTTATCATAGTGTTATCTGTAACTGGTGGACTTGTATTTATGACCATAGCCGTCATGATATTTGTAAAAGTCCGTCAGCACCAAGAAAACCATCAGCACATCGAGACAGCAGACTTTGATTTCCATCCAGAGTTGCATAGTCAAAGTTACAGCTTACCTGATGAGCCGCCAGCAACATTTGCTGCCTGGGTGAAAGGTGTGGTTAAAAAACTAGGGGCCGCGTGTGCCAGTGATGGGAATACAAGGGGTGGGGTAAATGGTAGTGTGAACAGTTATGAAGGTACAAAGAACAAACGTTTgaaaaattatggaagtttaaCTGATTCTGTCAATGATTCTATCTATGCATAA